CCGGCTGCGGCCGAGAAGGTGGCCCCGGCGGCGGCGGCGAACCGCAGGTCCAGCAGGACGTCGCCCAGAACGTGCAGGTCGCGGGATCGCCGACGTTCGACCGGATGAAGCAGAAGGACCGCGTCGTGATCGGCGTCAAGGAGGACCAGCCGGGGCTGGGCTTCCGCGACCCGGTGACCAACCAGTACTCCGGCTTCGACATCGAGATCGCCCGGCTGATCGCCGCGCAGCTCGGCTTCGACCCAAACACCAAGATCGAGTACAAGCCGATCCCGTCGACCGCGCGCGAGCAGGCGATCTCCACCGGTGAGGTCGACTACTACGTCGGCACCTACACCATCAACGACAAGCGCAAGGAGCAGGTCGGCTTCGCCGGGCCGTACTACATGGCAGGTCAGGACCTGCTGGTGCGCTCGGACAACACCGACATCACCGGCAAGGAGTCGCTCAAGGGCAAGAAGGT
This portion of the Saccharopolyspora antimicrobica genome encodes:
- a CDS encoding glutamate ABC transporter substrate-binding protein; protein product: MRAKKMRLVTVLAASLALALSGCGREGGPGGGGEPQVQQDVAQNVQVAGSPTFDRMKQKDRVVIGVKEDQPGLGFRDPVTNQYSGFDIEIARLIAAQLGFDPNTKIEYKPIPSTAREQAISTGEVDYYVGTYTINDKRKEQVGFAGPYYMAGQDLLVRSDNTDITGKESLKGKKVCSATGSTPIQKVKSEQLTEPQNIVEFQRYSECVQQLLDGQIDAVTTDDAILKGYAAQDPDKLKVVGKTFSEEPYGVGLSREDNALRAKVNDILEQAATSGEWKRVYDATLGKSGSTAEPPKVDRY